In the genome of Mastomys coucha isolate ucsf_1 unplaced genomic scaffold, UCSF_Mcou_1 pScaffold21, whole genome shotgun sequence, the window GAAGTGAGAACCCCTGGTtagctcctcctctttcttcctcatgCCTTTCCTTCACTACTCTCTGTCCATTTCTTCCTGCTTTATAGTCAGCTGTGTTATTCTtggtgcctctgtctctgcctaaCTTCTAGTCCAGTCCCTACATCCCACTCCATAACCTTGCCTTGGACTAACATGATCACTATCATCTGGGTGAACAAGGACTCCAGCCTCTCGCCCAGTCAGTGGGATGTCCCGTTGTGTGACAACTGTCAACTGAATCCTGTGTGTTCTCACAGCTACAACTACTGCCGGGAGGATGAGGAGATCTACAAGGAATTCTTTGAAGTGGCCAATGACGTCATCCCCAACCTGCTGAAGGAGGCAGCCAGCCTGCTAGAAGCAGGCGAGGAGCGGCCTGGGGAGCAAGCCCAGGTGAAGGGCTGGACTCCATTGGTGCACCCTCCTTCATGGGCACATTGATTGGACTGCATGGACAGGATTTGGGATTCTCTTTTGCTGGAGCTGATATCTTGGGCAAGGGTTTGAAAGGACTTTAGGTTGTTTTAGAGCTAAAGTCTTTAAAATGGGTTGATGGTCCATCTCTTTGATGGCCAGGTTCTAATCTGGGCTAGGCTGTAGGTGAGGAAAAGCATTCCCCTCCACCCCTCTCTTGCACCAAGGGTTGgttttataaaaggaaagagatccTAGCCTGCACTTGCCTTCCCTGAAACTAAGGCTTTGCCCAGGTGAAGGGAGCCTGGCCTGCATGCTGTGTGACCTCTGCTGTACCTTCCCTCTTATCCAGGGCACCCAGGGCCAAGGTTCTGCCCTCCAGGACCCAGAGTGCTTTGCCCACCTGCTGCGATTCTATGACGGCATCTGCAAGTGGGAAGAGGGTAGCCCCACACCAGTACTGCACGTAGGCTGGGCAACTTTCCTTGTGCAGTCCCTAGGCCGATTTGAGGGACAGGTGAGAGAGTCCTATCCAGGACATGGGAACTATATGTGGTGACAGCAGCCATAGAGGAGTGAGGTTATATTGCATGTTTATGAGTACAGATGAGAGGACACTCCTAGAGGGGTGGCCAGGAGCGGAGCCTGGAGGGCCCACTGGTGATCCACAACCTTTCCCTTGGCTTTCGGTTTGCTCAGGTGCGGCAGAAGGTGCACATAGTTAgccgggaagcagaggcagcagaggctgaAGAGCCATGGGGGGATGAAGCCCGTGAAGGCCGTCGGCGCGGTCCCCGCCGAGAGTCCAAACCTGAGGAGCCACCGCCGCCCAAGAAGCCTGCGCTGGACAAGGGCCCGGGCTCAGGGCAAAGTGCAGCGTCGGGACCACCTAGGAAAACGTCAGGGACTGTCCCAGGTACTACCCGTGGCCCTGAAGTCAGCAATGCTGCTCAGGCTCCAGCACCTGCAGCATCACCACCCCCAGAAGGCCCAGTGCTCACTTTCCAGAGTGAGAAGATGAAAGGCATGAAGGAACTACTGGTGGCCACCAAGATCAACTCGAGCGCCATCAAGCTGCAACTCACGGCACAGTCCCAAGTgcagatgaagaagcagaaagTGTCCACACCCAGTGACTACACACTCTCTTTCCTAAAGCGACAGCGCAAGGGCCTCTGAACTCTTCGGGATTCTGTGACACGGCCCCAGGCCTCCCCTCACTCCCAGCAGGCTTTACCCTAGTCCTCTAATTCAAGCCCAGACTACGCCCACAGCCTAGCGGGCCCAGAGCTGTCCTGCAGTGACTGGGAGCCTTCGTTTAGCCCCTCTTCAGGCCAGAGAGCCCTGGCTCAGTTATTAGAATTTAGAAGTCATCTCCCACCAGCCGGCCAATTGGAACCTCATTGTAGGTCCATGCAACCAGTCTTTACAGGTCCAAACCCCCCGAAATTCAGTGGACCATGACAAGGAACCCTAGTCAAGCCTGGCATTCCTCCCATTGGGGGCTAGATGACTTTAGCCCGAGAACACAGTTGCTACCTGGAAACCAAGGATCATTCAGTCCCTAGGAGTAGATTTCCACACTTTATACAGTTCAGTCCTTTGGGAATCCAAGTCCCTTACCCCAAAGAACTTACATATTGATGCCTGAATTTGGAAATCTTCCTCGTCTCCCTAGCCCTGGAGTCCAGGACATGAAGCTCCGACTCTATCTGTGAATCCTGAGCCTCGCCCCCTTCCTGACCAAACTGGCCCAAGAACAGAGCAGGACCTCTTCCAGCCCTCTGGGAACCTCCCTGAGGTCCCAGGAGGAAATCTGCACGGGGTAGGGGAGGGCCAATCTCTTCCTGTTTTGtacatagatttatttttcagttccaaggaagataaatacattttgttaAGAAAAAGAGATGTATGTGTTTCATCTGAGAAATTGGGGATATGGCGGGAGTGGATATCCGCTTTTGCTGTCTTAGGATTTTGAACTTTACGCCCCGCACCTGTAGCGCGTCGAGAATTGGGAGGGGGGGGGGCCTAAGCTCCGCCCCTGCTTCGGGGACTTCCCCGCGCGACCAGGGCGCCTCCTCTCGGCCAGGCAGGCGGCGGGGCATCCCCGGGCTGGCCCCGCCCCGGCTTGGCCCCGCCCCTACGGCCTCCGAGCCTCGGCGCTGCCCCTGCCTGCCCGCCCGCTtcgccccgccccaccccgcgCCGCTCCGCGCCGGCTCCGCAGCTCGCGCCCGCCGGCCGGTCCGGCGCCGGGCCATGGCGCTGTTGCGGGACGTGTCGCTGCAGGATCCGCGGGACCGCTTCGAGCTGCTGCAGCGTGTCGGGGCCGGGACCTATGGCGACGTTTACAAGGTGCGCTGCGCGGGGCTGCGGGACGGGCGGGAGCGCAGGAGGAGGGTGCATCTTCACGTCCCGCCGCGGGAgccccggccccgccccctccTCACCCTGCTTCTCGCCCTGCGCCCCCAGGCCCGAGACACCGTCACGTCCGAACTGGCCGCGGTGAAGATTGTCAAGCTAGACCCAGGTGTGGGCCGGGGTGGGGCCTCTGTGCTCCGGGGAGCCTGGCGGGTAAACTGGCGGGGGCGGAGAGTTGGCATTTTCTAGACACCCCCGTGAAGCCGACCCCGGGAGAAACTAAGGTCTGACACCTGCCCGGCGAGGAGAGGAATACTCTGTGCTCATTTTGCACATAGGGACAGAGTCTGGGCTATCCGTGTGCCCCCCATAATGCCTTGTGCTCCCCAGGGGACGACATCAGCTCTCTTCAGCAGGAAATCACCATCCTTCGTGAATGCCGCCACCCCAATGTCGTGGCCTATATCGGCAGCTACCTCAGGTGAGATTGTTTATCTTCTTACCCCAAACAGCCCTCGTGTGTCCTGCATTGTACCAGCCCCAgctctctgtctccccaggaatGACCGATTGTGGATCTGTATGGAGTTCTGTGGAGGAGGATCACTGCAGGAGATTTACCACGGTGAGACTTAACTTGGACTTAACCTGGATTAACTTGGATCTGACTTGGCTTCTgactggctgtgtgaccttgagagaAATACTGTCCTCCTCTGGGCTCTGTTTCCCAGCCTGACTCTGAAAAAAATGTGACTAACATCACTTCGCTGTAGTGGTGGCTGCTGCTTCCCACTCTGCAGGGTAGGGAGGGAGGGTCAGCATGTCCCTCAGGCTCTTTCTCTTCAACCCTAATTCTGTGTTTCAGCCACTGGGCCCCTGGAAGAACGGCAGATTGCCTACGTTTGCCGGGAGGCACTGAAGGTATGGGGCTCATAGGCAGCACCCATTTTGGAATCCTCAGGAGTGTGGGCCCAACACATCTGGCCAGTGGGAGATTAGGACCTTGGGATGGGCTGGCTCAGGGGATGTAGGTCCTAGCCGGAGGGGAGCCCCAGTTCTGTTGCCGGAAGCAGCCTATTTCCCTCTTGGCTCAGTCACTTCCTGTTTGGGGAGAGGGGTGGAGGAAGCAGCTTGGGTGGGGGGCACCAGTCCTGAGGAGGGTCTCAGAAGAGATAATTAGTGCAAAGTAGCTGTCCACAGAGACTTCTGTTTGTTCCCAGGGGCTCCACCACCTGCATTCTCAGGGGAAAATTCACCGAGACATTAAGGTAGGGGTCAGCCAAGGGCATGGTTCAAATGAGCAGGAAGCTGCCAGGCACCTGACACAATCCTTTCTGTGTGTCTTCCCACCAGGGTGCCAACCTTCTGCTCACTCTGCAGGGTGATGTCAAGCTGGGTCAGTACTGGGGGAATGCCATGTGGTTCAGGGTTCAGCAGGGGCTCAGGGACCATAGAATTGAGTGCTGGAGATCCCAGTTGCTTTATTGCTTGAGCCTCAGTCTCCCCACTTAGATGTAACATTATTACTTGCTTGCCGATAGTTGGCTGATTGAGGTTGGATTGGGAGGGACCTGATATGGGATCGTGTTTAGAGATGGAAGGGTGGTGACCCCTCTCAGAAGAGGGGCCTGGCCTGGCTTGGGACAGTTGTGGCTGGATCCAAGCCCTACCTGGTATAGCCTGGGCCCTGGGGTGGGAGGTAAGTGAGGCCCTGGGTCTGGTAAGAGTTCTTTCCTGCAGCGGACTTTGGGGTGTCAGGCGAGCTGACAGCGTCTGTAGCCAAAAGACGGTCTTTCATTGGCACTCCGTACTGGTAAGATGGTGGTGCCTTTGCAGTAGGGGTGGTGGGCACAAGAAGGGCACCTGGCCATCTCGTACGCGACCCTGATCCTAGGATGGCGCCAGAGGTTGCTGCTGTGGAACGCAAAGGTGGCTACAATGAGCTGTGTGACGTCTGGGCCCTGGGCATTACAGCCATTGAGTTGGGCGAGCTGCAACCACCGCTGTTCCACCTGCACCCCATGAGGTCAGCCTTGCACATGCCCCTAGCCTGACCCTTGCCCTGCTGACCCTTGACCCATGAGTTCACATCCTCCCCAGGGCTTTGATGCTCATGTCGAAAAGCAGCTTCCAGCCACCCAAGCTGAGAGACAAGACGCGTTGGTGAGGGCTCACTCACAGCAGATACACCCTTTTCCAGCCAAGCCCCATGGGATGGAGGCTTTTGCCAAGGATTGGCCTTGGTTCCCACTGTAGGCAGTGgaacaggagggaaggaagggctggTGGCTTGTGATGGAGGCACTCCTATGGCGCAACCGCAGCACTGaccaagctgctgctgctcccttgGTGACCAGCTGGGGCAACTGGCAGGATGCTTCTTTGCAGAGCTTAACCTGCgtttgggtgggtggggcttTTGTACCCACCAGGACCCAGACTTTCCACCACTTCCTCAAGCTGGCCCTAACCAAGAACCCCAAGAAGAGGCCTACAGCTGAGAAGCTTCTGCAGGTGGGAGGCAGGGGGTGAGCCTGGGGACTGGTGACTCAAAGACAAGGCCTGGAAGCCAGGGAGCAATCTCATCACCCCTTGCTCCTCCAGCACCCGTTCACGACCCAGCATCTCCCTCCGGCCCTCCTTACCCAGCTCCTCGACAAGGCCAGTGACCCCCACCTGGGAACCCTCTCCCCTGAAGACAGTGAACTAGAGGTAAAGGGGGGTGCTGGGAGCTGGGTCAGCCTGGCCTGGTGGGAAGGTGGTGTAAATGAGAATTGTTGTGACTTGTGGAATTCTGGCAGAGCTGCTCTCTAGTCAAGCCCACTGCACACCCTCAGGCCCAGGCCAGCCACGACTGTGACTAAGTGGCCCTCCTTTCTGTGTGGCCTTTGGCAAGTGTCTTGATGTTTCTGTGCCAGTTTTCCCATCTGTGAAAGGAGGGACTGTTGTATTTCATAGTAATCTTAGAGGGCTGTCAGGAAAGCAGGACACCTGATGGGTGTCGAGACCTGGAAGAACTCCTGGCAAGAGGTGAGTGCTGGGTGCAAGTCTGTGGTTTGTGTTTGTTCTTAGACCCATGATATGTTTCCAGACACCATCCATTCCCGCAGCCATCATGGTCCAGCTGAGAGGACCCCCTCCGAGATCCAGTGTAAGTCTTCTGGTAGGGCTAAGTGCACCCACGAACCTGGTGTTATTTGGGGGGGTCTATTCTGAGACTTTGACCCCCTTTTAATCTAATACACTGGTTTCCTAGTTCACCAAGTGAAATTCGGTGCTCCTCGCCGGAAGGAGACAGACCCTCTCAATGAACCGGTGAGGCGCTGgctgtgtgtgtagagggggCTGGGGGTGTGTGTAGGCGGAATATCCCAAATCATGGCCAGTCTGAAGCAGGGGTTGCCTGTGTCACCTGGGGTCCCAGGCTGGAGACTCCCCCTGGGCTTGTGTCACCTGGGGTCCTGGGCTAGAGGATCCCCTCTGCcattttcctttagacagaactGGGACATGGAAGGCTGGCTACAACCTTTTGAAACCTGGGTTTCACAGGACTAAAGGCTCCCCACTTGGCCATATTCCTCAGTCTGCCTGTCACAGGATCACGTCACCCCATCTCCTCTTACCATCTGTCACGACTGCCTTTCTCTGCTCCCACAGCACCCATCTCTCTGCCCTGCTGGCTTGCTGtctccctccatttccttctctgtcttttctcttatttttgttgttttgtctttcacAGTCTTTGCCTGTTACAGAGTATTCCCCATGTGTTGCTCTGCTCTCTCCTGTTCTTTTTTTGCTAATGTGAGCAGGATCCTCTGACTTactctagctggccttgaactcacactgtagTCTAGGCATGCcttgagttccaggtcattcCTGGCTCTCCCCTTCTGTCTCTTGAAACCCcgctttttttttaacctctcttctggtgtctctgccTTGGTCTCTTCCAGTGGGAGGAGTGGACGCTCCTGGGAAAAGAGGAactgagtgggtgagtgagtgaggcTGGGGAAGCTGAGGGGCACACTGGGTCTTATGGAAGACTGACCACTGACCCCCTTCCTCTGGCCCAGGAGCCTGCTGCAGTCAGTCCAGGAGGCCCTGGAGGAAAGGTGAGGGACCCATATTTGGGGTGAAGAAGGGCCTCCAGGCCTGGGGGACAGTCCCCCCTCACGCCCCATCATGCCATCTGCTGTGTCCTTTTAGGAGCCTGACTATCCGGCCAGCCTTAGAACTCCAGGTGTGGATTGGAAGAGGGTAGATCTGGGAAGTAAGCCATGTGCATAGAGGGCTGTGGGGTAGAAGTACATCATGGGGCTCCTGCTGATGGCCAGGCTGTTTCTGATCCTCTTGACAGGAGCTGGACTCCCCGGATGATGCTATTGGAACCATCAAACGGGCCCCATTTTTGGGGCTGCCCCACACTGAGTCAACATCTGATGACAATGCCCAGTCTTGCTCCCCAGGTGAGGCCCAGGGTTGGCAGGCCCCAGGGAATTCTGGGCTAGAGCTGGGGCTTGGAGTCACTATGGTCTGTGCATATAGGTACCCTGTCAGCACCTTCAGCTGGCTCTGGCAGTCCCCCATTGCTGCCCACCGCCTGGGCTACCCTGAAGCAACAGGAAGATCTTGAGGTGAGAGGACAGCagaagggttgggggtggggctgcaggGTGCCACTTAGGCCCTGACTCCTTCTCTCCCTTGCACACAGCGATCATCCTGCCATGGTCTTCCTCCTACCCCCAAGGTGCACGTAAGTGTTCACTGGCTGTCCCGAGGCCCTGCTGCCACTGGCACTGCCACTGGGTTCCTCACCAGCTAATCACTTCCTCCCCAGATGGGTGCCTGCTTCTCCAAGGTCTTCAATGGCTGCCCCCTGCAGATCCATGCTGCTGTCACTTGGGTTCACCCTGTGACTCGAGGTGGGCCAGGGGTAGAGCAGAAGCAGTAACATAGGAAACCCTTAGCTTGGGCCAGGCACATGTGGCAGCCTCTGACCTTATGCCCGTGCCTGCAGACCAGTTCCTGGTGGTAGGGGCGGAGGAAGGCATCTACACCCTCAACCTGCATGAGTTGCATGAGGATACACTGGAGAAGGTGAGGCTTGTTGGCTTTGGGGGCAGGGGCACAGGATGCTGGCTGCTGACCACCTGTCTACTGTCTCTGGTCCCAGCTCATTTCCCAGCGCTGCTCCTGGCTCTACTGTGTGAACAATGTGTTGCTGTCACTCTCAGGTAGGAGGAGGCGGGTGCAGAGGCAGCCAGAGCACCATTCCCCATACTTTCTCTGAACCTTCTGTGGTCTTCCCCACCCGCTTCAGGGAAATCCACACATATCTGGGCGCATGACCTCCCGGGCCTGTTTGAGCAGCGGAGACTGCAGCACCAGGCACCCCTGTCCATCCCTACCAACCGCATCACTCAGCGCATCATCCCCAGGTCAGCAGGAATGGGGTACCCAGGAGGTCCAGAATAGTGCCTGCTGGATGGGACTCCACCCACTCCTGAGACTGCCAGGGTCTTAGCTAATCACTTAGGCACTTCCCGTCTGTGAAGCTGTTTCCTCCTGGTCCGTTGGTGGCCTCCCCTCCTGTCCACCTGGCTTGTTGAAATGCacaaaaggatgtgtgtgtgaacatgctcTGTGGACAGCGTAGATGGTGGGCTTCATCCTGCAGTTCCGTGGCCCAGGGCTGGGCCTGACAATGTGTCAAGAGAAACCCTGCTCTGGAGAAACAAAAGACATGGTCATTCGTGGCAGACTGCTTGGTTCAGGGGAGGGgctgaggcagagctggagagagtgCTCTGAAAgccaggaggtagagacagaattAGAGAGTGTATTCCAAGGTTCTAGGAGAGGGGAGAGTGAGTGCAGTCAAGACCAAACAGCAAGGCCTGGAGGACCCTGTGGTCTTTGACCTGAGGGTTGAGAGCCACACAGGTGGCTGAACCCTTCCTCTACTGCCTGGGACTTGGACTCTGTCCAGTGTCCAGCAGCACTCTCAGCATTTCGGAGGCTCTCATTGTGTACTGGTTGGTATGCCTCCTGTGATAGATGGTTCAGCTCACTGTCTAAGAGCCAGGCTGGTGTGGTGCCTCGTGCTTgacatcccagcactagggagaatgaggcaggagaatctcaagtttgaggccagcctgggctacatagggaatactttgtctcaaaaaacaaaacacagctaggcatggtgtgcatgcctgtaatctcagtacatGGTGGGTaggggcaggagaatcaagaattCGTGGTAGTCCTTGcctattgagtttgaggccagcctgggctatgtgagttcctgtctgaaaaaggAATATATTGGCCATATCAAGAGCTacagagccgggtggtggtggtgaacacctttaatcctagtgcttgggaggcagaggcagggggatttctgagttcaaggccagcctggtctacagagtgagttccaggacagccagggctaagcagagaaaccctgcctcggaaaaaccaaaaaaaaaaaaggctctttgGCAGTAATGGCTCAGAGCATACACCATGGAGAAGAGCAGACTGAGGAGAGGACTTTAAAGGCTGTTTTGAAAGCCTTCGGTGAGAAAATACTATTTGAGCCAAGATGAGGACAGGGCTAAGGCTGTAGCTTACTGGAGGTGAGGTGAGGCGAGGTGAGGCGAGgtagcttgcctagcatgtatgaggctctaggtttagtccccagcactgtAGGAATAACTAGGACTTAGAGGAGtgtggggctggcaagattgctcagtggttaaacatGCCTGCCACCTGATGATGAAGAGAGCGGGTCAGCTCCTGTAGGCTATTCgatgacctccacatgtgcactttggtacacacacatacacacacatgcgcacgtacgtgtgcaatgaaaaaaaaattttaaatcactttatgtgcattagtgtgaTGGTCCaggtcagatcctctggaactggagttacagttagttgtgagatgatgtgtgggtactgggaattgagtccagatcctctggaagggcagccagtgctcttaaacactaagcctttctccagccccaataaatgtaattttccaaAGCAGCTAGAGATCTGTAGGGAAGGCTGAGGagaagagacacacacaaaggccCTGGGACAGATGCAAGTCTGGCTCCTCTTAGGCTGCTGGTGAGGGGTGAATGGCACTGAGTCTTCATGGGCTCTCTGCTGTGGGTGACGACTAAGCCTCTGATGAGGGGGGATGTTGGGGGCTATGGAGCCTGTTGCAGTGGTAGGTGGCCAGCAGTGGGGGTGTGGGCTGCAGTAAGAGCAGAGGAAATGAGAAATGCTCTGGCTCTCATTCTGTTTTACAAGTGGAGCCAGCAGGATTTCCTGATGATAGGTGGTATTTGAAAGAGAAGGGGGTCAAGGTTGAGTGCAAGGCTTTTGACCTAGGTTGAAGAAGGATGGAGCTGTCACCAGCTGTGAGTGACCAGCTGTGAGTGACGTAGGAGCCTGGGCTTAAATTGGTTTTGCCACATTAAGTAAATTAtatgcctgtcatctcagcattCAAGAAGTTGAGGCTGGAGGATTATTGGAAGTTTGATGCTATGAGAGCCTTCTGAAAAGTCACATATCAAAGGATGCAGATTCTCTGTGAGCCGGACCTTCCTAGTCCCACCTGAGAGCTGGAGCACCCAGAATCGTGGGCCAGGAAGCAGCTCCAACTTTCTTATGACCTGGTTGATGGGGCCAGCAGCACTGGGGACACTGGAGGACAGCCTTATCTGCAAAGCCCACACCAAGCCTGTATTGGTGCCCTGTGCCCTCTGGGCCTCCCGAGCCTCTGTTCTGACTCATAACCTTTAGGCAGAAAGCTTGCCAGACTTTGAACATAAAGAAGGGGaaaacatggaatttttttttagaggaaaCACCAGATGCAAAAGTCTCAGTACCAGAATGCCTGTGATCTACCGGGATGCCAGCTGGGGAtagagtgggaggaagagggagggcagaggtcaGCACAGGGGAGCCGACACTGGCTTCCTCCCAGGGGCTCGCTGGTCCTGGCAGGAGCACAGACAGGACCTGAGTCACGGGGAGGAGATTGCAGTGTTAACAGCCCAGTTCCTCAGATGAAGAAACAGACTCCAATGGTCAGTCTCCTGAGGGCATGGGGGACTCCCCATAAGACAGCCACCCACCTGCCCCACAAGGGTCAGAGCCCCACCTAGGTGCAGAAGGCCATTGGCTGTTTGAAGTCTTTATAGCTCCCATTGCCTGTTTGTCAGTCTTTGAATGGACTGAGTAGACTCAAGCTGGACCTGCCTCAGCTGCTGGTCTCCACACTAGCTGCCTCACCTGCCAGCAAGGAAAACAGAGGTCAGGTGACTTGTTAAAACTACACAGAACCCAGAGGGGTGGCTTTTACCAggaaccccagcacctgggagactaCTGGAGGACTGCTACaaattccaggctaacctgggctacagagtaagactgtGTAAAAACTAAAGGAGGGCTGGTGAAGCAGCTTAGCTTATCAGGAAGAGGTGCTTGCtcccaagcctgatggcctgagttcaatctcctagacccacatgatggaaggggGACTagctcctacaagttgtcttctcaGTCCTTACATATGTGACATGATGTGTAGCCCCACAATCAACCAGTCGGTGTAAAGAAATGCTTTATTTACAAttgctttaaatttattattattagtagtagtagtagtagtgtagtactggtggtggtggtagtggtggtgtttatttgagacagggtctttctatatagccctggctgtcctagagctcagtatgtagaccaggctgaccttaaactcagagatcctcctgactcctccatccaagtgctggattaaaggcgtactCGGAGTTGATAACCCATCTGCCACAGTATACaagtagaggtcagaagataccTGACAGGAGTAACTCTCCTGAGTATACCACATAGATCCCAGGACTTGAGTTCAGGTTGTAAATCTGGTGGTAGTACATACCTGGACCTAAGGAGCTATCTAGTCAGCCCAGGAAAAGGTAAAAAGGTGTGTAGTGGTGCCGGATCTGGTGGGAGGATTGGGCACAGTCAGGAGTTTGAgagcagcttgggctacatgggcCTtgctgggctggagggatgactcagtggttaggagccatcccttctcccttcctgctcttccagagacctcaGATTCAGTTTCCATCATCCACATGGTCACTCACAGCCATCTTAACCTCAGTTAGGGGATCTTATGCAGCCTCACCTTTGCAGGCacattacatacatgcatacacacatacatgcatacatatgtgcacgcgagcaaacattcaaatacacaaaaataaaaaagaacaaccTCTCCCCTGACTCCCCAGATGCCCCAAGATGCCCACAGAACCTCAGCCCCTTACAGCTCTTGCAAACATACTGCTGAGCATCCCTGAGCCTAGTGTCTCATCCATAAAGCCAGAAGACGCCACTCATCACCTCACAGGGCTCAGTGGGGGCCTTGCCCATGGGTGGATCCCAGAACATATGCTGATTTTGACCCCTACAGGCGCTTTGCCCTGTCCACCAAGATTCCTGACACCAAAGGCTGCTTGCAGTGTCGTGTGGGTAAGAGCTGGCTGTATGGGGCTGGGAGAGGTGCTGTGAGGTTGAGCCCTAGCCTACTACTTCCTCCTCCCACAGTTCGAAACCCCTACACCGGTAGTACCTTCCTGCTAGCCGCCCTGCCTGCCAGCCTGCTTCTGCTGCAGTGGTATGAGCCACTGCAGAAATTCCTGCTGCTGAAGGTAAGAGACCAAAGGACCCTCGGGTGGCAGGATGCCCGCAGAAGAAACAGAGCCAAGCCTCTCCGCTGTCCCCCCAGAACTTTTCCAGTCCCTTACCCAGCCCGGCAGGGATGCTGGAGCCGCTGGTGCTAGATGGGAAGGAGCTGCCACAGGTGTGTGTGGGCGCCGAGGGACCTGAGGGACCCGGCTGCCGAGTCCTGTTCCATGTCTTGCCCCTGGAGGCTGGCCTGACTCCAGACATCCTCATCCCTCCTGGTGAGCAGCAGAGCTGGGTGCTGCAGGGAGGGGATGCATGAGAGGGTCAGAGAGTGGGGTGAGGGGCACTTCAGTCCTGGCCCTCTGATCTGGCCATGACTGATTTCATTAGATGAGCTTAGGCACAGTGGCACAGTCTGTGATCCCTCTtttgaggctgaagcaggaggatggcatGAACCCACGAATAGATGCCAGCCTGGGTAACATAACAAtccaaagctttaaaaaaaagaggcatgGTGGTATAAGCACTTGgtaggttgaggcaggaagatcctgagtttgaggtcagtctgggaatggggctggagagacggctcagcaggtaagagcactgattgtccttccagaggtcctgagttcaaatcccagcaactacatggtggctcacagccatctgtaatgggatcaattcccttttctggtg includes:
- the Map4k2 gene encoding mitogen-activated protein kinase kinase kinase kinase 2 isoform X2; this translates as MALLRDVSLQDPRDRFELLQRVGAGTYGDVYKARDTVTSELAAVKIVKLDPGDDISSLQQEITILRECRHPNVVAYIGSYLRNDRLWICMEFCGGGSLQEIYHATGPLEERQIAYVCREALKGLHHLHSQGKIHRDIKGANLLLTLQGDVKLADFGVSGELTASVAKRRSFIGTPYWMAPEVAAVERKGGYNELCDVWALGITAIELGELQPPLFHLHPMRTQTFHHFLKLALTKNPKKRPTAEKLLQHPFTTQHLPPALLTQLLDKASDPHLGTLSPEDSELETHDMFPDTIHSRSHHGPAERTPSEIQFHQVKFGAPRRKETDPLNEPWEEWTLLGKEELSGSLLQSVQEALEERSLTIRPALELQELDSPDDAIGTIKRAPFLGLPHTESTSDDNAQSCSPGTLSAPSAGSGSPPLLPTAWATLKQQEDLERSSCHGLPPTPKVHMGACFSKVFNGCPLQIHAAVTWVHPVTRDQFLVVGAEEGIYTLNLHELHEDTLEKLISQRCSWLYCVNNVLLSLSGKSTHIWAHDLPGLFEQRRLQHQAPLSIPTNRITQRIIPRRFALSTKIPDTKGCLQCRVVRNPYTGSTFLLAALPASLLLLQWYEPLQKFLLLKNFSSPLPSPAGMLEPLVLDGKELPQVCVGAEGPEGPGCRVLFHVLPLEAGLTPDILIPPEGIPGSAQQVIQVDRDTVLVSFERCVRIVNLQGEPTAALAPELTFDFAIETVVCLQDSVLAFWSHGMQGRSLDTNEVTQEITDETRIFRVLGAHRDIILESIPTDNPGAHSNLYILTGHQSSY
- the Map4k2 gene encoding mitogen-activated protein kinase kinase kinase kinase 2 isoform X1 — protein: MALLRDVSLQDPRDRFELLQRVGAGTYGDVYKARDTVTSELAAVKIVKLDPGDDISSLQQEITILRECRHPNVVAYIGSYLRNDRLWICMEFCGGGSLQEIYHATGPLEERQIAYVCREALKGLHHLHSQGKIHRDIKGANLLLTLQGDVKLADFGVSGELTASVAKRRSFIGTPYWMAPEVAAVERKGGYNELCDVWALGITAIELGELQPPLFHLHPMRALMLMSKSSFQPPKLRDKTRWTQTFHHFLKLALTKNPKKRPTAEKLLQHPFTTQHLPPALLTQLLDKASDPHLGTLSPEDSELETHDMFPDTIHSRSHHGPAERTPSEIQFHQVKFGAPRRKETDPLNEPWEEWTLLGKEELSGSLLQSVQEALEERSLTIRPALELQELDSPDDAIGTIKRAPFLGLPHTESTSDDNAQSCSPGTLSAPSAGSGSPPLLPTAWATLKQQEDLERSSCHGLPPTPKVHMGACFSKVFNGCPLQIHAAVTWVHPVTRDQFLVVGAEEGIYTLNLHELHEDTLEKLISQRCSWLYCVNNVLLSLSGKSTHIWAHDLPGLFEQRRLQHQAPLSIPTNRITQRIIPRRFALSTKIPDTKGCLQCRVVRNPYTGSTFLLAALPASLLLLQWYEPLQKFLLLKNFSSPLPSPAGMLEPLVLDGKELPQVCVGAEGPEGPGCRVLFHVLPLEAGLTPDILIPPEGIPGSAQQVIQVDRDTVLVSFERCVRIVNLQGEPTAALAPELTFDFAIETVVCLQDSVLAFWSHGMQGRSLDTNEVTQEITDETRIFRVLGAHRDIILESIPTDNPGAHSNLYILTGHQSSY